From Pungitius pungitius chromosome 9, fPunPun2.1, whole genome shotgun sequence, one genomic window encodes:
- the bglapl gene encoding bone gamma-carboxyglutamate (gla) protein, like codes for MKTLTLLLSICALLSVCCSMGAVEPEVVVDPAADTAVDADASDAADAPDAPDAADAADAADTADAADDADDADAADPADPDAPPSSSASDSSSDSSASDSNSSSSSESSESSESSSAESNSSASDSSSSSSSSSSSSESASVEEVTAEPEVIMKRDLAAVLLRRRRAAPAGDLSPLQLESLREVCELNDACDEMAETAGIVAAYVAYYGAVPF; via the exons ATGAAGACTCtgactctcctcctctccatctgtgCCCTTCTGTCTGTGTGCTGCTCCATGGGAG CTGTTGAGCCAGAGGTGGTCGTGGACCCTGCTGCTGACACGGCGGTTGATGCTGACGCCTCTGACGCCGCTGACGCTCCTGACGCTCCTGACGCCGCAGACGCCGCAGACGCCGCAGACACCGCAGACGCCGCTGACGACGCTGACGACGCCGACGCCGCCGACCCCGCTGACCCCGATGCACCCCCCTCATCCTCGGCTTCGGATTCTTCCTCGGACTCTTCTGCGTCAGACTCaaactccagctcctcctcagaGTCCTCAGAGTCCTCCGAATCGTCCTCCGCTGAGTCTAACTCCTCAGCGTCcgactcttcttcctcttcttcatcctcctcatcttcatccgAGTCAGCCAGCGTGGAGGAGG TCACTGCAGAGCCTGAGGTGATCATGAAGAGGGACCTGGCTGCCGTTCtcctgaggagaaggagagctgCCCCAGCAGGAgacctctcccccctgcagctggaAAG CCTGAGGGAGGTGTGTGAGCTGAACGACGCCTGTGACGAGATGGCCGAGACCGCGGGCATCGTCGCCGCATACGTCGCCTACTACGGAGCCGTCCCCTTCTAA
- the slc34a2a gene encoding solute carrier family 34 member 2a, producing the protein MDSLHLPQPTAAQNNGNKDHNESHENTSKEVRANHAHSTAALVEERQEAADPWDLPELKDTGVPWTALDTKGKVLRVLVSVLKLILLLGGLYLFICSLDILSSAFQLVGGKAAGDILQDNTVLANPLAGLVIGVLVTLLVQSSSTSSSIVVSMVSSGLLTVQLAVPIIMGTNIGTSVTNTLVAMTQAGDRSIFRRAFAGATVHDFFNWLSVLVLLPLEVATGYLYVVTKLIIDSFKIESGEAPALLNVITDIVTESIIQLDESVINGIATGDPEARNKSLIKRWCETFINTTLMNVTVPGPENCTSPHLCWSDGNYTFTEKNISKTYNVRKCEHLFVNVNLSDLAVGLILLALALLVLCCCLVLIVKLLNSMLKGQVAAVIKKILNTDFPFPFGWVIGYVAILVGAGMTFIVQSSSVFTSAITPLVGIGVISIERAYPLSLGSNIGTTTTAILAAMASPGDTLANALQIALVHFLFNISGIILWYPIPFTRLPIRLAKGLGNITASYRWFAAVYIISFFFVLPLVIFSLSLAGWVVLVGVGAPLVIALITILVINVLQKRKPGCLPAALRSWDFLPLWAHSLAPWDKVVGVFTAKCCCCCKCCQLADDEEETGETESLENNNTSLTEVYDNPAMSAEKEVENQINVDLKTFKMTHF; encoded by the exons CTCTGGACACCAAGGGGAAGGTGCTTAGAGTGTTGGTGTCTGTGTTAAAGTTGATCCTGCTGCTGGGTGGCCTCTACTTGTTCATCTGCTCTTTGGACATCCTCAGCTCAGCTTTCCAGCTTGTCGGAG GTAAAGCAGCAGGCGACATCCTTCAAGACAACACGGTTCTGGCCAACCCCCTTGCTGGTCTGGTCATTGGTGTTCTGGTTACCCTGCTGGTCCAAAGctcgtccacctcctcctccatagTTGTCAGCATGGTCTCTTCCGGAT TGCTAACGGTCCAGCTGGCTGTCCCTATCATCATGGGGACCAACATCGGTACCTCTGTCACCAACACACTAGTCGCCATGACGCAGGCGGGTGACCGCAGCATCTTCCGCAG GGCCTTTGCAGGGGCCACAGTGCATGACTTCTTCAACTGGCTCTctgtgctggtgctgctgcctcTGGAAGTCGCCACTGGTTATTTGTACGTGGTCACCAAGCTCATCATTGACTCCTTTAAGATCGAGAGTGGGGAGGCCCCTGCCCTGTTAAATGTGATCACTGATATCGTCACTGAGTCAATCATACAg TTGGATGAGTCTGTCATTAATGGGATCGCCACTGGAGACCCAGAAGCCAGAAACAAGAGCCTCATCAAGAGATGGTGTGAAACCTTCATCAACACA ACCTTAATGAACGTCACAGTTCCCGGTCCAGAGAACTGCACATCTCCACATCTCTGCTGGAGCGATGGAAACTACACCTTCACAGAGAAGAACATTTCCAAAACGTACAATGTCCGGAAAT GTGAGCATCTGTTTGTCAACGTGAATCTGTCCGACCTGGCGGTGGGTCTGATTCTGCTAGCTCTCGCCTTGCTGGtgctctgctgctgcctggTTCTGATCGTTAAGCTGCTTAACTCCATGCTGAAGGGACAGGTGGCTGCAGTCATCAAGAAGATCCTCAACACGG ATTTCCCTTTTCCATTCGGTTGGGTCATAGGGTACGTGGCCATTTTAGTTGGAGCTGGAATGACTTTCATTGTGCAGAGCAGTTCGGTTTTCACATCGGCCATTACTCCACTTGTTG GTATCGGCGTCATCAGCATAGAAAGAGCGTACCCGTTGTCTCTGGGTTCAAATATTGGAACAACGACCACAGCCATCCTGGCAGCCATGGCAAGTCCAGGAGACACGTTGGCTAACGCTCTACAG ATTGCCCTGGTGCACTTCCTGTTCAACATCTCGGGCATCATTCTGTGGTATCCAATCCCCTTCACCCGCCTCCCCATCCGGCTGGCCAAAGGCCTGGGCAACATCACGGCCTCGTACCGCTGGTTCGCCGCCGTCTACATCAtctccttcttcttcgtccTACCGCTGGTCATCTTCAGCCTGTCGCTGGCTGGCTGGGTGGTTCTGGTGGGCGTCGGTGCACCTCTGGTGATCGCGTTGATCACCATCCTGGTGATCAACGTCCTGCAGAAACGGAAGCCGGGGTGTCTGCCTGCAGCGTTGCGGTCCTGGGACTTCCTCCCCCTGTGGGCCCACTCGCTGGCTCCCTGGGACAAAGTGGTTGGTGTGTTTACCGccaaatgctgctgctgctgcaaatgcTGCCAGCTGGCTGATGACGAGGAGGAAACCGGAGAGACAGAATCTTTGGAAAACAATAATACATCTCTCACGGAGGTGTATGATAACCCTGCAATGAGTGCAGAGAAGGAGGTGGAAAATCAGATCAATGTAGACCTAAAGACTTTCAAAATGACGCATTTCTGA